From the genome of Triticum aestivum cultivar Chinese Spring chromosome 3B, IWGSC CS RefSeq v2.1, whole genome shotgun sequence, one region includes:
- the LOC123068227 gene encoding protein decapping 5 (The sequence of the model RefSeq protein was modified relative to this genomic sequence to represent the inferred CDS: added 45 bases not found in genome assembly) produces MAAEAPPPQPPSSSSSAAAPARQAAAAGAASPETYLGSLISLTSKSEIRYEGVLYNINTEESSIGLRNVRSFGTEGRKKDGIQIPASDKVYEYILFRGSDIKDLQVKSSPPPPQPQPAPLHNDPAIIQSHYPQPASTASSLQSAAGAALPHLSSQPAQYGFQRPSFPSNIPLYQPGNNPWGSSGQPPAGNASALSVPPMYWQGYYPGGLPSHLQQPTMLQPTPGLSAPQSFQYPGLNASLPSGPPLLQPSATAQGPSSSATPATTAPSASLLGPETSKPLLPNMVPLFTPPVPSHGASLPVASQPISMTETSATAPQSLNSLVSSKTPAVNPGSTLSHQTASQAISSTIASSSLAGLEIPAPLLASSGQLLQNAPSMLSSSQSMQTPLQMSNNTAKPADPKTRAAEPLLPDPPARALPENNEPILPLPKQSPQRHNGAGSQGHHNYRGRGRGRGSALSQASTKFTEEFDFMAMNEKFNKDEVWGHLGRKSQSRDKDGEQGDDVFDEDLEYEETDNPELDVKPVYVKDDFFDSLSGGTFGRGGQNGRPRFSELRKMDTETFGDFPRHRQPYRGGGRGGYRGGGGRSRGSYYGGGGRGDYGNMGRGGGQENYYGGGRGGYGNMGRGGGGGGQDNYYGGGGSGRGGYGRGGGQEDSYPQRGGGGSHGRG; encoded by the exons TCCGCCGCGGCGCCcgcgcggcaggcggcggcggccggggcggcgtcCCCGGAGACGTACCTCGGGAGCCTCATCAGCCTCACCTCCAAGAGCGAGATCAGGTACGAGGGCGTCCTCTACAACATCAACACCGAGGAGTCCAGCATCGGCCTGCGCAACG TGCGGTCGTTTGGAACCGAAGGGCGGAAGAAGGACGGGATACAGATCCCCGCTAGCGACAAGGTCTATGAGTACATACTCTTTCGCGGAAGCGATATCAAG GATTTGCAAGTTAAGTCATCACCGCCGCCACCACAACCACAACCAGCTCCCCTGCACAATGATCCTGCCATAATCCAG TCACATTATCCTCAGCCCGCATCGACGGCCTCAAGTTTGCAGTCTGCTGCTGGTGCAGCTTTACCACACCTCAGCTCCCAGCCAGCCCAATATGGGTTTCAGAGACCAAGTTTTCCAAGCAACATTCCTCTATATCAGCCAGGGAATAATCCGTGGGGTTCTTCTGGTCAACCCCCCGCTGGAAATGCTTCTGCTCTTTCTGTCCCCCCAATGTACTGGCAGGGATACTATCCAGGTGGCCTTCCATCTCATCTGCAGCAACCTACTATGCTTCAGCCCACGCCCGGATTATCAGCTCCACAGTCTTTCCAATATCCAGGACTGAATGCATCTTTACCATCTGGGCCCCCCTTGTTGCAACCATCTGCTACTGCTCAAGGTCCTTCCTCAAGTGCCACACCTGCTACAACGGCACCTTCTGCTAGCTTATTAGGCCCAGAAACATCAAAGCCTCTGCTGCCGAACATGGTGCCTTTGTTTACTCCTCCGGTGCCATCTCACGGTGCCTCCCTTCCTGTAGCCAGTCAGCCAATTTCCATGACTGAAACTAGTGCAACAGCACCGCAGAGCTTAAATTCTCTTGTTAGTAGTAAGACTCCTGCTGTAAATCCAGGCTCAACACTGTCGCACCAAACAGCATCCCAGGCAATTTCTTCGACTATTGCCTCGTCTAGTCTTGCTGGATTGGAGATCCCAGCACCTTTGTTAGCATCATCTGGCCAGCTATTGCAGAATGCTCCATCCATGCTTTCATCATCTCAGTCCATGCAAACACCTTTACAGATGAGCAACAACACTGCTAAGCCTGCTGACCCTAAAACAAGGGCTGCAGAACCACTGCTACCTGATCCTCCGGCACGTGCGCTGCCTGAAAATAATGAGCCTATACTGCCATTGCCAAAACAGTCACCACAAAGG CACAATGGAGCTGGTTCACAGGGCCACCACAACTATAGGGGCCGTGGAAGGGGTAGAGGCAGTGCG TTGTCGCAAGCGTCAACAAAATTTACTGAAGAGTTTGATTTTATGGCCATGAATGAGAAGTTTAACAAAGATGAAGTATGGGGCCATCTTGGTAGGAAATCCCAGTCTAGAGACAAAGATGGTGAGCAAGGGGATGATGTATTTGATGAAGACCTGGAGTACGAGGAAACAGACAATCCAGAGCTAGATGTCAAG CCTGTCTACGTCAAGGATGATTTTTTCGATTCCCTTTCTGGGGGAACATTTGGACGAGGTGGGCAAAACGGAAGGCCAAGGTTTTCAGAACTGAGGAAAATGGACACAGAG ACTTTTGGCGATTTCCCAAGGCATCGCCAGCCCTACCGTGGCGGTGGACGTGGTGGTTACCGTGGGGGTGGCGGGCGTTCCCGTGGGTCGTactacggcggcggcgggagaGGAGACTATGGAAACAtgggaaggggcggcggccaggagaaCTACTATGGTGGTGGGAGAGGAGGCTATGGAAACATGGgaaggggtggtggtggtggtgggcagGATAACTACTATggtggcggcggcagtggcagaggAGGCTATGGGAGGGGTGGCGGGCAGGAAGACTCGTACCCTCAGCGTGGGGGAGGCGGTTCCCATGGAAGAGGCTGA